The DNA sequence TAAATCAGAAAACCGTACAAATACAAACAGTGAAATACAGACAAACAAAGCAATCAATCACAAATACCAATATCACGAAAAGCTATTATCTATCTAATTACAACAGTACAAGAACACAGCTCTACTTTCTTTTAACAACACATCTAGCTCATTTCAGGGTGTCCACATTTTTGCTGAGCTCTTCCAGCTTCCTCAATCTCAGTTTCTCACTTTCACCCACCAGCTGAAGAGAACAAAAAATGTCAGCAATAAAAAATATGGGACATATTTAATTTGGGATTTTCAGTAGTTCAAAATGCAGATATCTAGATATCTGGAACTAGTATTCACCTCCATTAATTTGGAAACCAGTTGAGATTTTTCCCTGCTTTTCTCATTGAAAACCTCAAGGGCTTCCTTGTATTCTCGCTCCTGTAACAAACAGATAACAAGTTTTAGGGGAACTTTCAAAAAGTAAAACGATTCATTTGCTTTCACTTGATTTAGGGTAAAATATAATGACCATCTCGACTCccagatgaaatatttttagaaaatcaaaaataaattcaattccACCTTCTTTTGGCAGCTCTGCCCCAGTGGCTTTAACTCTTTGTTAACTACATCTATCCTCTTGCGAACAAGTGCGACTTCCCTCCTCATTGGATCTGTGAGAGCCTCAAGTTCCTAATAGAATAGATGATTTTATTGGTTGAAGGAATCCAGCATACATCATCAATAACAAGTCAGACATAGATAAAAACAGATAATTATTTCtcagtttgaaatttttttagatcGACAAAAGTAGTGGAAAATGTGAAGAAGCTTGTGATCCAGAATAAACCATTTGAAATCATCCACTTCTTCATAGAAAATTATTGCAACTGTCAACTCAGCAATGAACTGATCATCAGATCCTAAATTCTAcctttttctaattaatatattcaaatcaggaggaatacatattatatatgaatgATGAGTTGTTTCTTCAAGTtacatatattcatatttttttcatctgCATTGCCAACCCTATCTATGTAAAGGCTATATGATTTATAGTAAATGATGCAccattttatctttttctcaGATGTAAATATGATGATAGTGTAGCAATATTGATTCTACTTACTTCCCGAATATCGGCCAGGCGCTTAGTTGCTTCTTCGGCGCGGCCCAACTGAGCATGAACCTTGTCCCTCAcctccatcttcttcctctgaatttcttcttcctttgcGCGGAACATAGCCAGCACTGATCTTGACATGTCCTCTTCCCTGTCCTCCTTAGGAGGGCTCCCATGGCTACCGATTCCCGAAGTCTTCACACGCTGCATCTGCGACTGTTGCTGCTCCAACATCTGTTTAGGAGTTGCCATGGCCGTCTCCTCAACACCCTTTCTTCTCTGATGTGTAATGCTCTCTTATTTCTGTCTTCTTTTGCTCTTTTTGACTAGCAATGATGGTTCCTTTCTCCTGTATTAGGCGGTCATCATCATGGCTGGCTTTAAAGGTATGAATTTGAAACCAACTGGCTTTTactttacaaaacaaaaaacaaaaatatattacaaaaagCTATAACAACAAAGCATCTCTCTTTATAATTATGAGTTACAGTAGATTTCACCTTTTTAGTTTAACACTATCAAAACTTTTGTAGTAGAAGTTAACCTTGTAGTATGGAGTAGAAATTCTCAATGCTACAGTGTAAATTTCCCCTTGCCTACAGCTGCTATCCTAATAATATATTGGATGTAAACTTGGTAAAGGATCAAGATGGGCCACTTTTGGTAAAATAGCTATTTTCTCAAGGTTGGTATGTTGGCAAATTCAACTAACTGCTGCTGTTCTGCTCACTTGGGCACCACATTTTCATagtttatatgttttatatgtACTTTCCACCCCCTTAGTGTTCATATGAAGAAATCAAGGAATACAAAAACTGGGGGGGAATAACATTTCTTTTTCATGGTatagttgtaaatatatttgCTCGTAGTTGGAATATTGGGAATGGCTTCGTTTTAAatggggagaagagagagaaagaagagagagggggggggggggggggggggggtgcttGGGGTGAAAGTTTAGTTTGTGGAGTGGACTGTAAGGGCTCACCTAAACAAAAAGCATGAATGAGGGAGACGTTGGATCCAAGACATGGTAGGAGTGACTAGCTAGCTATGCTGCCTTTATCACGTATGATTATCCTTACAGCTTGGTCTTCCCAGAGAATTTCTTCTTCATCTACTTTTTTTCcctaaagaatatatatatatatatattgggttatttttcttttcttaaatatGCTGTTGATCATTCTTCCTAATCTGCCCACAACATGAATAATGATATGTGAGGTGATCTATTTTTCCAAGCATCAAAGATGAAAGGGAGAAAGAAGTAGAGTGCACAATGATAAGTGTGATTTCACACGAATGTTGGTAAAATGAAGAGGAGGGAGGCAAGGACTTTATGAAAAGTGTAATAATACggtataattttcttaaactttttATACAACTACGAAAGGTAAAGCTATAACAGGCAAAGCTATAACTTGTGTAATCTCAGCAAGCCTTTTACTTCAGCCGGCTTTCTTGGGCCAATAACTCATAAATGTCACGTCGGGCTCAAGAACCTTAGTGGAAGGAAGTATCGCTCAAACCAAACTTACAGCCCAGTAGAACATATTGAATCCAATAAATGGAGAGGTTTATACATCTATAACTTGTAATTCACCTCCTTAAAAGGCTTGGAAAAGTAGCCTAAAACTTGGGACATGTCATCGATACAAACTAGGTGATTTTGTTGAAGACATGATACTTAACTCTGTTGAACAATCATTCCCACCATCATCGTCATTCATGCAGTCTTGAATATTGTTCTAGttactacattttttttaaaaatttaaatccaTAATATCCCATCCATGAGGAGCCGAGCAACCTTGCACTAGAAAAGAGACGCAAGCGACCTCACGGCTGAGTAGGGAAACCCATCGAATCCTCTTATGCCAAATCAAGAGGCAAAAGAAAACAAGTTTTAAACGCTGTGACTAGATGCAGATCATCAAGCTGCGAACTCTTATGCCAAATCAAGAGTATAAGAAAAACTTTGGTAAACCATGCACTGGGTTTGTAGAACCTGGTTTTATTGGTGTGTCTGCCCGATTTATTGACATGACCCGACAAAGATGtgttatggtttttttttttttttgggcggATTTTCAAGAATGCATTACATTCGCGTGACAAATGACTTGAGTGAAGCACGAGTGACTCACTCGATAGGTAGCTCGAGCTAGTATCAGACAGAGATCTCGCTCAAGGCGCACTCGACACTTCGTTTGAATGAATAATGCGAAGAAGTAAAAATTAGAGTTTCCATTGTGtgaaactataaatatatatttaatgaacaGTTTAGTATGTTCCGAGTATTCTGAACAATTAAATTTT is a window from the Carya illinoinensis cultivar Pawnee chromosome 14, C.illinoinensisPawnee_v1, whole genome shotgun sequence genome containing:
- the LOC122293429 gene encoding uncharacterized protein LOC122293429, with amino-acid sequence MATPKQMLEQQQSQMQRVKTSGIGSHGSPPKEDREEDMSRSVLAMFRAKEEEIQRKKMEVRDKVHAQLGRAEEATKRLADIREELEALTDPMRREVALVRKRIDVVNKELKPLGQSCQKKEREYKEALEVFNEKSREKSQLVSKLMELVGESEKLRLRKLEELSKNVDTLK